In Candidatus Binataceae bacterium, the sequence ATCAAGGACAAGCTCGACGGCTCGCTTACCTACCGCTGGTCGTGCCGGATGGGGATCTGCGGAAGCTGCGGGATGGTGGTCAACGGCTACGAGCGCCTGACCTGCGAGACCTTGCTCTCGAAGTTCGCGCCAGGGCCCGTGCGGGTCGAGCCGTTGCGCCATTTCCCGGTCGCACGCGATCTCGTGATCGACATGACCGACTTCCTCGAGAAGCTGAGCCGGGTGAAGCCCTGGATCGTGCGCAAGGACAAGACTCCGCCCGCGCGCGAGTATATCCAGACGCCGGAGCAGCTCTCGACCTTCAAGCAATACAGCCATTGCATCAACTGCATGCTGTGCTACTCGGCATGCCCGGTTTACGGAATCGATCCGCACTTCACCGGTCCGGCGGCGCTGGCGCTGGCCGAGCGCTACAATCTCGACTCGCGCGACCAGGGCCTCAGCGAGCGGCTCGACGTGCTCTCGCAGCACGACGGCATCTGGGATTGCACGGTGATCGGCGAATGTTCCGAGGTCTGCCCCAAGGAGGTCGACCCGTCGCTCGCGATCCAGGAATTCAAGCTCACCGCCACCAAGGAATGGTACAAGTCGTTCCTGATGCCGTGGGGAGGCAAGTGAACTGATGGACGCGCAGTTGCAATCCGAACCCCGGACGCTTCACCGCTCCATTTCCAACTGGTGGTGGCTCGAACGCCGCAACTACCTGATCTTCATCCTGCGCGAGTTCTCGAGCGTCTTCGTCGCCTACTTCCTGCTGGTTACGCTCGGGCAGCTTTGCGCGCTGAAGCGCGGCCCCGAGGCCTATGCGGCGTTCCAAGCCCACATGCGTCATCCGAAGATCATCCTCCTGAACATCATCGCGCTCGCCTTCCTGGCGCTGCATACCTACACCTGGTCCAAGCTGGTGCCGAAGGTATTTCTCCCGCGCAGACATGGCCATCCGCTTCCCGAGATGACCACCGCGCTGCCGAGCTACATCCTGTGGGCCATCGCCACCATCATCGTGGCGGCCTTTATCCTGGGGGCGTCGTAAAATGGGCAAACGCGCCAACGAACCAGCAGTATGGTTCCTGTTCGGCACGGGGGGCTTCGTCGCGGGCTACCTGCTGCCGGTTCATATCCTGCTCTTCGGCATCCTGTTCCCACTCGGCGTATTCACCGGCCCGGGTTACGAGGGGGTGCTGCATCTGGTCGAGCATCCGCTTGTGCGCCTGTATTTTATGGTGCTGTTCTTCTTCGGCTTCTTCCACGCGGCGCATCGGCTGCGCCTGACGCTGGTCGATTTCCTGCGCATCAAGCATCTGGAAACCGCGCTCGGCATGGTGCTCTATACAGCGGCCGCGCTTTGCACACTCACCGGGGTCTATCTGGCGCTCACGGTCTAAAGTGAGCGTTTAACGGCCTCGCCCCGCCGCCGGCGCGGTCAGCGGCCCTTGGTTTCCGGCACGCCGATGCCCGCGAGGAAATCGGTCCGCGCCTTGATCGCGTCCTCGGCCACGGCCTTGTTGTAAGCGTTCATCGTGACGCGTGCGTCCTCGCTACACATCACGTCGCGCATCTCCGCCCGCTCGATATAAAGCCCCTCATTGAGCGGCAGATCGGCGCCGAGGTAAACCGCGCGCTTGATTGACGCGATCGAGAGCGGGGCTCGTTTGGCGAGCGTCCGCGCCCATCCCGTCGCGAACGCCATCAGCGTGTCGGGCGCCAGCACGCGGTTCACCATGCCCATCCGCTCGGCATCGCGCGGCGAATAGACGTTGCCGAACAGCATCACCTCGAGCGCCTTGCCGCGCCCGATGAGCCGCGGCAAACGCTGGGTTCCGCTGCCGCCCGGCAGGATGCCGAGCACCGCCTCCGGCAGGCCTATCTGGAACGGCCCGTCCGCGGCGAGCCGAAAGTCGCACGCAAGCGAAAGCTCGTAGCCGCCGCCCATGCAGTCGCCGTTGATCGCCGCAATCACCGCCTTGGGCATCAGCATGATCCGGTCGAGCATCCGATGGTATCCGAGCTCCATCCCGGGGAAGACGCGGGCGCACTCGGCCGGGTCGGCGGCCATCGCGGCCAGTTCGTCGACGCTGTAGTGAGTAATGAACTTGCCCTCGATTCCGCCGGTCAGGATGATCGCGCGGAGGTCTGCATCGGCTTCGGCCCTGCCGACGAGCTCGACCAGCTCGCCCGCGCCCGGCGCTACGAAGTAATTCATCGGTGGATTGCGATAGGTCCAGACTTCGACGTGATCGTGTCGTTCGACGCTCCAGTGTTTCATCGCGAGCCTCCTCCGCGCTGGCGTAGCCCGCGCGCGCTTCGGCTGTCAAGACGAATCGGAGTAGAATGGGTTGCATCGCGCAGATTTCCATTTATCGAGCGGGCTGCGACGGGGTCCAACCATGAAAGTCGATATCGATCTCAAGGCCGGATTTCTGCAGAACCTAAAGCGCGAGGTGCTCACGCAGCTCACGCCGGAAGAGCGGGCGGTGATCGAGGTCTCGACCGGCGAGATGGGCAACAAGCCCGACGCGGTGAAGCTCGGGTGGCTCAAAATGCGCACCAAGGAGACCTGGACCAAGCAGCGCTATACGCGCGCGCTCGACCGCGTGATGAAGCGGCTCAAGGAGCTGGTCGCGGTGGAAGCGGCAAAGAAGGAGTAGAGGCTGGAGCCCTCAGGACTCGATTCTGGCGACGCGGCGCTTGCCGACTTCGAGGATGCGATGCTCTCCGGGGACGAAACGGAAATTGACGTCGCTTACGGTCTGCCGATCGACACGCACAGCGCCCTGCCCCACTAGCCGCCGCGCCTCGTTGGTGGAGGCGGCGAAGCCGAGCTGCTTTAGCAGCTCGCAGATCCAAAGCTCCGCGGCGATGCGAAACACCGGGACGTCCTGCGGAACCTCGCGGCGCTGAAACTTGCTCTCGAAGTAGTCGCGCGCATCCTTCGCCGCGGCCTCGTCGTGATATTCGGCGACGATCGCCGCGGCGAGGCGTTTTTTCGCCTCCATCGGATGCGTCTTGCCGGAACGGATCGCCTGCATCTCCTCCGGCGCGGCGTCCGTGAGAAGCTCGAAGTAGCGGAGCATCATCCGGTCCGGGATGGACATGAGTTTACCGAACATGTCGCGCGGAGCGTCGGTCAGTCCGACCGCGTTGCCGTAGGACTTCGACATCTTGCGCACGCCGTCGAGGCCCTCGAGCAGCGGCATGGTCATCACGACCTGCGGCGGCTGGCCGAACGCGCGCTGCAACTCGCGCGCGACCAGCATGTTGAACTTCTGATCGGTGCCGCCGAGCTCGACATCGGCGCGCAGCGCGACCGAATCGTAGCCCTGAACCAGCGGATACAGCAGCTCGTGGAGGAAGAGCGGCTGCTGTTCGGCGAGGCGCTTTTCGAAGTCGTCGCGCTCGAGCATCCGCGCGACGCTCAGCTTGGCCGCGATCCCGATGAGATCGCGGACCTCGAGCTTGTCCATCCATTCGCTGTTGAAGCGGACTTCGGTAAGCGCGGGGTCGAGGATTTTCGCGACCTGGCGCTGGTAGGTTTCGGCGTTGGCGACGATCTGCTCGCGGGTGAGCGGTTTGCGCGTCTCCGAGCGCCCGGTCGGGTCGCCGATCATTGCGGTGAAGTCGCCGACCAGAAAGATCGCCGTATGGCCGCGGCGCTGAAAGTCGCGGAGCTTCTTGAGCGTTACCGAATGGCCCAGGTGCAGGTCGGGCGCGGTCGGGTCCATCCCCAGCTTGACCCGGAGCGGATGGCCTTCGCCGAGCTTCGCCGCCAGCTCATCGCCCGATATGACCTCGGTCGCGTTCTGCGCAAGTTCGCGCGCCTGCTCTGTGGCCTGGTTCTCGTCCACGCAGATTAACGAATCAGCTGGTTGAGCCCGTTGGGATTCTGAAACTTCGAGATGTTGTCGTATTGCGGCGAGTAGCGGTCGGCCCACAAGTCCTCGCCGTTGGCGTTGGCGGTGAAGAGATGCGTGGCATGGTGCTCCTGGACATTCCAGTACTGTTCGATAATCCCGCCGCCAAAATACTGGGGTCCCCACTCGGGATGGAGCTTGTCCTCGCGCGGGTGCAGCCCGATGTTCACGACTTTCCAGAGCTTCATGTTCGAGTCGTAGAGATCCTCGTGCACGTTGGCGAAATAGGCTTCGGCGGTGTACATGACGCGTTTGCCGTAGCAGTAACCGGTGCGCATCGATTCAATCCGGCGCACCTCGGTCACCCACGCCGGTATC encodes:
- the frdD gene encoding fumarate reductase subunit FrdD; this translates as MGKRANEPAVWFLFGTGGFVAGYLLPVHILLFGILFPLGVFTGPGYEGVLHLVEHPLVRLYFMVLFFFGFFHAAHRLRLTLVDFLRIKHLETALGMVLYTAAALCTLTGVYLALTV
- the tyrS gene encoding tyrosine--tRNA ligase, yielding MDENQATEQARELAQNATEVISGDELAAKLGEGHPLRVKLGMDPTAPDLHLGHSVTLKKLRDFQRRGHTAIFLVGDFTAMIGDPTGRSETRKPLTREQIVANAETYQRQVAKILDPALTEVRFNSEWMDKLEVRDLIGIAAKLSVARMLERDDFEKRLAEQQPLFLHELLYPLVQGYDSVALRADVELGGTDQKFNMLVARELQRAFGQPPQVVMTMPLLEGLDGVRKMSKSYGNAVGLTDAPRDMFGKLMSIPDRMMLRYFELLTDAAPEEMQAIRSGKTHPMEAKKRLAAAIVAEYHDEAAAKDARDYFESKFQRREVPQDVPVFRIAAELWICELLKQLGFAASTNEARRLVGQGAVRVDRQTVSDVNFRFVPGEHRILEVGKRRVARIES
- a CDS encoding enoyl-CoA hydratase/isomerase family protein, producing MKHWSVERHDHVEVWTYRNPPMNYFVAPGAGELVELVGRAEADADLRAIILTGGIEGKFITHYSVDELAAMAADPAECARVFPGMELGYHRMLDRIMLMPKAVIAAINGDCMGGGYELSLACDFRLAADGPFQIGLPEAVLGILPGGSGTQRLPRLIGRGKALEVMLFGNVYSPRDAERMGMVNRVLAPDTLMAFATGWARTLAKRAPLSIASIKRAVYLGADLPLNEGLYIERAEMRDVMCSEDARVTMNAYNKAVAEDAIKARTDFLAGIGVPETKGR
- a CDS encoding succinate dehydrogenase/fumarate reductase iron-sulfur subunit; protein product: MADTIVIEVARYSPESDAEPHFQRYEVPLRGDWMVLDALNYIKDKLDGSLTYRWSCRMGICGSCGMVVNGYERLTCETLLSKFAPGPVRVEPLRHFPVARDLVIDMTDFLEKLSRVKPWIVRKDKTPPAREYIQTPEQLSTFKQYSHCINCMLCYSACPVYGIDPHFTGPAALALAERYNLDSRDQGLSERLDVLSQHDGIWDCTVIGECSEVCPKEVDPSLAIQEFKLTATKEWYKSFLMPWGGK